The Parabacteroides timonensis sequence AGAGAAACACGATGTATGCTTTATCGCTGAAGTGTATAACCCGAACGAATACCGCAATTATATTTTCAACGGCCATTTCGATTATCTGTATGATAAGGTAGGCCTGTACGACACCATACGTGCCGTGATGTGTAACCAGGCTCCGGCAACTAATATTTCCGGCTGCTGGCAAGCCCTGGAAGGTATACAGCCACACATGCTGAATTTCCTCGAAAACCATGACGAGCAGCGCGTGGCGTCTTACTTTTTTGCCGGTGATCCGCGCCCGGGTATTCCGGGTATGATCCTGTCGGCCACCATGAACACCAATCCGGTGATGATTTATAGCGGTCAGGAACTGGGTGAGCCGGGCATGGACGAAGAAGGGTTCAGCGGGCGTGACGGCCGTACCACGATATTCGATTATTGGAGTGTGGAAAGCTTGCGTAACTGGATCAACGATGGCGCTTTCGATGGCGGCAAACTGACTTCCGAGCAACGTCTTCTTCGTACGAAGTATGCAAAAATACTGAACATCGCTAAAACAGAACAGGTTATTACCCTGGGGGCGTTCTACGACCTGATGTATGCCAACTCGCGTAATCCGTATTTTAACGCGAACCGCCAGTATGTGTTTATGCGTAAATACCTGAACGAAGTGTTGCTGGTTGTTGTCAATTTCGATAAGAGCGAGCAGACCGTACGGGTGAAAATTCCATCGGAAGCGTTTCATTCGCTGGGATTTGACGATAATAGGGCTGCTGTCCTGACCGATTTACTGACAGGAGAGACGAGTATCAGCACACTGACGGCGGCTTGTCCGTTCCAGCTGACTCTTCCTGCCTATTCCGGTAAGCTACTGAAGTTTACGTATAAGAAATAATTGGTTTACATACGAAATACTGATAAGAGGGGCGGGGGTGACTCGCCCTTCTTGTTGAAAGTTTTCTGAAGATAAGGAGATTATTGCAAATAAGTTTTGTACTTTTGCACCACAATTCAAATCTATTTACTTAAGATAAATATTCGGAATAATGAGTGCACAAACTCCTTTCTTGGTGTTTTCGGGAACCAACTCCCGGTATCTTGCAGAGAAAATTTGCAATAGTCTTGGTTGTCCTCTGGGACAGATGAACATTCAACACTTTGCTGACGGTGAATTTTCAGTTTCTTACGAAGAGTCTATCCGCGGCCGCGATGTGTTCCTGGTTCAATCAACATTTCCTAATTCGGACAATCTGATGGAGCTTCTCCTGATGATTGATGCTGCTAAACGTGCTTCTGCACACTCTGTAATTGCTGTCGTTCCTTATTTTGGTTGGGCCCGTCAGGACAGAAAGGATAAACCCCGTGTGTCTATCGGTGCGAAACTGATCGCTGATATGTTGAGTACAGCCGGTATCGACCGTTTGATTACTATGGACTTGCATGCTGACCAGATCCAGGGATTCTTTAATGTTCCGGTGGATCATTTGTATGCTTCTTCCATCTTCCTTGATTATATTAAAAACGAACTGCCTCTCGATAACTTGTGTATCGCGACTCCGGATGTGGGTGGTACGAAACGTGCCAGCAGCTATTCCAAGTATCTGGGATTACCGATGGTTATCTGTCATAAGTCACGTTTACGTGCCAATGAGGTGGCAGAAATGCGTATCATTGGTGATGTAGAAGGTCTGGATGTCCTTTTGGTAGACGATATGGTGGATACAGCCGGTACAATCACGAAGGCTGCCAACCTGATGTTGGAGAACGGTGCGAAGTCGGTTCGCGCTATTGCCAGCCACGCTGTTATGTCTGATCCGGCTTCAACACGTGTTGACCAGTCGGCGCTGACTGAAATGATCTTTACAGACTCTATTCCTTACGCTAAGAAATGCGAAAAGGTGAAGGTATTGTCTGTCGCTGATATGTTTGCCGAAGCAATCCGTCGTGTTTGCAGTGGCGAGTCTATCAGTTCTTTGTATGCTATTTGATTTTATATAAAATAATAAACAGGCACGGATTACACATTTATTTGTGGTTCCGTGCCTGTTTTTTTATGCTTATTCCCCGATATATCCTTTCAGGGCATTGACATAGTTTTCGAATGCCTGCCTGCCGGGAGGTGCTATGCGGCAGGTGGTACGGGGTTTCTTTCCAACAAAACTTTTTTCAACTTCTATATAGCCGGCTTCGCTCAGTTTATCTATCTGCACACTCAGGTTGCCGGCCGTTGCCTGTGTCTTTTCTTTCAGGTAGACAAAATCTGCCTCCTCGACAGAAAGAAGTATAGACATCACGGCGAGCCGTAATTGAGAGTGGAGTAGCGGATCTAGTTCTTTAAACATTGCTTTTGAGCTTTATTGTTGACGATATGTCCGGGTATGATCATCATAAACACGAACGATAAACCGAAGTAAAGATACCATAAAGTGGTCGCTTTTTCGCCAATTATCAGCATGGTTAGCATATAGATTGCGATAATAAAAGCGATCAGAGGTGTATAAGTCATCCAGCGCTCCTGTATGATAATTCCGGTAATGGAAACGCCGATTCCGCAATAAATCAAAGAGAGCGGCAGCATCAGGATAAAGTCGATATACCGGGCGAAACTAAATTCGATGATACCGATCGTCAGAAAAGTAACGATGAACATCCAGCCCATTACCTGCCATACCTGAGAAATGACTTTGTCGGTGTAAGTTACAACTTTCGGAGGCCTTTGTCTTTGTCTGTAAGACATTATCGGCCATATAACGAACATCAGCATCCATCCCCAACTCCATATAAAGTTGTGTGTAAGACTAATCAGTACAAATAAAACGATCGATAGGACGGTTGTGAAATAGCCATATATTAGCATGATATTCCCTTGTCCAATCTCCATGTTCTTTTTACTGGAGTTTATCATTTGAGTGATGAGCGCTAGGCTCTCTTTCTCGTTTAGTGTTCTTTCTTCCATGATTTTATTTATTTTTTATTTTGTTCTTAATATGTTGTTCAAAGATAATGTCATTGTTTTTAACGGTCAATCATTCCGGTTTATTTTTCGTTTAACCGGTTTCTTTCCGAGTCGGAACTCCGTTCCACCGTCTTCTTTTTGATCTTCTTGCCGTTGTTGAAGTTCCAGGTCAGGGAAACTTTGAATGTACGTCCCAGGTTGCCGCTTTCGTAATGGCTCCGTGTCGTATATGCATCGATATGACTCACGAAATTATTGTAGCGGTTGAAGATGTTATTGACCGATGCCGTTAACAGGAAACGGTTACCGGCGAATTTTTTTCGTGCAGACAGGCTGAATATATGGCGGGAGGCGATTTCACTGTTCCCGGAATATAGGCGGCTTGTTCCGTTGTACTGAGCTTCCAGCGTGATGTCTTCCGGTAATTGGAAAGATGTGTTCACGTTGGCAAAGGCCAGATAATGATGTGCGAAAGCGGCTTCTTCCGTCATGCGGATATCTTGCTTTACACCTACGAAATTAGCCGTCAGATCGAGCCACGGGGTCGGTTGCAGCGGTATGTTGGCTGCGACGAACCAATGGTTTTCGATGTCGTGGTTTTCATAGGTGATGTAGGATATGTCCGGATCGGTTGCATCTTGTTTACAGAATTCGCGGATCAAGTCGTGGTGCAGGCTACCGCCGATAGTCAGTGTATAACGGTAATTGTAGACTATGGTGGCGCTGAAACGGTTGATATACGTTGGTTTCAGATACGGATTGCCGATGTTATAGCTGTAATCGGAAGTCTGAAGGCGGTTCGGATTGAGCGTATAGAATGCCGGGCGTTCGATATTGCGGGCATATTGTCCGACAAGCATCCATGTTTTCAGGTTGTTGAAAGCGTATGTGATATTCAGGTTCGGGAAAAGATCGAAATAATCCCGGTCGATGTGGTCGCTTTTATTGGAAGTCCGGGTATATTCTCCCCTTACTCCTGCGATGAACGACCAACGGTTGACATCGGCAGAAAAGGAAACGTATGCTCCGAAGATGTTCTCTTTATATTTGAGTGCGTATCCGTATCCCGGGTTTACGTTCCATTGTTGGTTTTCCGACAAGCCTTCGTAGCATGCGTTATCGTCCATGAATGTATAGGTGTACTTCAGGCCGGTGTTCAGTGATATTCCCTTTTTAAGATGCTTCCTGAGCGCGATGTCCGATGTGACGATCTGGTAGGTTGCATCCGAATTGCTCCTGTATGTACTGTCTTTATTCCATTCTTTCTGCATGGTGTAGTAGTTGTTCTTTCCGGTTGACTTTTTATTGGCGTAATCCGTGATCAGTTTAAGGACGGAACCTTTATTGTCGAGCTTATGCAGGTAGTTTACCGTGGCGGATAATGTATTATAGTCGTCTTTCTGATAATAATCTCCTGTACTGTTCAATAGAAAACCTTGTTTCGTTAATTCCGTTTCGCTGTAAGAACTACTTTTGGAAACTTGTCCGATATATTCTATTTCTGCACCTATACTGTTAAGTGTGTCGATTTCAAAAATGGAGCTGATACGTCCGGTTCCGTAGTTCGAACGGGTATCGAATTCGGAAAGACTCGAAAAACGGTCGCTGTCGTTCGTGTATTCTCTGGAGGAAGTCATTTCGCTATTGTTCTTAGGTGTGAAAGAACCTGATGCTGCTGCATTTACCGTCCATTTCCCCATACGGGCGTTTAATGTCGCGGAAGGCAGATAACGGTTTAGGGAAGATGATAAAACCGTCCCCATCATTATATTTCCCTGCACGCCGTTGTACTGTCGTTGCCGGAGTGTGATCGAAATGATCCCGCCACGGGAACTGGCTTCATATTCTGCCCCGGCAATGGGAATGACTTCTATCCGTTTGATCTCTTCTGATTTCATGGAACGTAAGTAGGAGAGAAGTTCTTCGCCGGTGAGTTTAATCTCTCGGTTGTCGACAAATACTTTTGTACCCTGCGCACCATTTATGGATATGTTTTCGTCCGTCAGCCATACGCCGGGAGCCTGTGAGAGTAACTCGGTTCCGTCTTTGCCGCTGGAAGGGGAAACGGATAATATGAAGCGATCGGCTTTTCGTTCAATGTTTTTAGCTTGTACCACGACCTCTTTCAATGCATAGGAGGATTGTTTCAGTGAAATGGTATCGGGGTGGGAGAGCGGTAACCGAATGGTTTTCCGCACCGGATCGTATCCGAGACATTGGGTGACGACGGTATAAGTTCCGTTTTCTACTTCCAGTTTGAAGTCACCTTTATCATTGGTCGTAACTCCGGCTTTCTGTATATCATCTTTCAGCAGAACAATGGTGGCATATTCAATCCTTTTTCCCGGTTCATCCGTTATATGTCCGGAGTAAACCGTCATTCCTGCCGGCTTTTGGGCTATGCCCGAAAAGCTGGCAGCGAAGATGAACAGGAGGAACGAGGTACTTTTCATGGTATTATTCGCTTGAAGGATAATATAATTTAAGCTTGACTGTCTCTTCTTCTTTTTGAGTTTTGCAATTTTTCATGACATATCCTTCGGCCGGTTTATGGTCGTCTGTGAAATCCATTTTATGATTGCCGTTCTCATCGTGGAAGACTGAGAGGTCGAACTGTTCCCATTCTACGTTTTCGAGTGTGACGGTGGCTTCTCCTTTTTCAGGTTTGGCCATACCGTATACAGGTTTGCTTTCTTTTCCTGACTGGGCCATGACGAGGATCATGCCGTTATCTCCCCGGATATTACTGATTTTTACTGTAATGGTCCGCGACCAGGCCATGCTACCGGTAAAAAACATTGCCATGATAATTAGTAATATTGTCCGTTTCATTTTTCTTCCTCCTCTTCTTTAATCATATAATGACTAGCGATCTCTAATCCCAGATTGATGCCCCAACCGGCTATTACCCACAAAACCCACCAGTAATATGGACTTGTGACATAATTAACTACTGCCAAAAAGCTGCATATAACGATATAGCGGAGGATATTCATCTTCAGCTGTGCTGGAAATGAATTGTTTTTCTTGTTTGAGTTTACTGTTGCTTCCATTGTCGTTGTCTCTTTAATTGTTGTCTGTAAATTGGTTTATATTATAAACCACATATAGATTAAAAAAGTGCAAGGAGTTGCGCATTTCTCACTTACACACCGCAAATATAAAATAGTTTATAATATAAACCAAATAAAACAGGAAAAAAATAGACTGATCTGGTATAAATTTATTTTTCTATCCTATCTGAAGTAGATTACATGGCGTACTAAATGAAATTACTATGGCGGGTAATCAGTGGTTGATAACCATCAACCGAACGGCTGATAATTATCAACCATGCGGTTGACGGTTATCGATCGTATGGCTGACAATTATCGGCCATTAAAAACTACTTGGAATAAATGAGATGAGTTTAGGTCAAACTTCTTGTTTGTAAGCGCTTTAGGTAATAAAAGAGTACATAAAATGTGAATGTACTCTTTTATTATTTAAAATAGATCGGCATGAGAACCGGTATCTGTGAATAAAAGTATTAATTCCGTATCGTTTTGGTCCCAGACCAACAACCAGTCCGATTGGATATGGTATTCCCACAGGCCTTCATATTTACCACTTAATTTGTGTGGGCGGTATTCTACAGGGAGGTTTCCGGTTGTTTCAAGAAGTTTGGATACTTTTTCGAATATGGAAATGTTGTATCCTCTTTTTTTTACAGAGCTTCAAATCTTTTTTGAATTTACCTGTATAGTTGAGTGTGTATTTCTTGTTCATCCGAAAATTTGTTTCATCATATCCTCTGTACTTTCAGCATGATAGATTCTTCCGGCTTTCACGTCTTCCAATGCTTCATCCAGTCCACATTTCTTTTCTTTGCGAACAGTGATGCTTCCTCCCATGCTTTTTATCAGTTTACGTATAGCAGATACGTATTTTTCGGGAATGGAGATTTCGAATGTTTTTAAAGTTGTTGGTTCCATAGTTGTTTATATTATAGTCTGATACAAAGATAAGTATAATTATTGACAAAGGTTTATTTTTCTTCGTCGATTATCATACCGCTACCCAGGCAGAGATGATGGTCTTTGTCGTAGACAACACCGTACTGGCCGGGGGCGATTCCCTGTATTTTGTTCTCGGACTCGATGCGATATAAATCTCCGATACGGCGGATACGTCCCAGGGTAAAGTCCGGTGTATGGCGGATTTTGAAGGTGATTTCCTTCTCGTCGGTAAACTCTCCCCACGGGTCTTCGGTGATGAAGTCGAAACCATGCAGGTTGATCGTTTTGCCGTATTGTGTTTCCGGGTCGTAGCCGTTGGAGACGTAGATGATATTACGTTTGATATCTTTCTTGATAACGAACCAGGGGCCGCCGCTCAATCCGAGACCTTTGCGCTGTCCGATCGTGTGAAACCAGTAGCCGTTGTGTTTGCCTAAGACTTTACCCGTTTCCAATTCGACGATCTTGCCGACACGTTTTCCCAGGTAACGTTCGATAAAGTCATTATAGTTGATCTTGCCGAGGAAACAGATACCCTGGCTGTCCTTACGCATGGCGCTGGGCAACTTCTGTTCGGCGGCGATGGCGCGTACTTCGGATTTCATGAGGTGACCGATCGGAAACATCAGCTTCTGGATTTGCAGACGGGTGATTTGTCCGAGGAAGTCGGTCTGGTCCTTTACCGGGTCTTTAGCGGTAGAAAGCCATACTTTGCCGTCTATCTCGGTCGTTGTGGCGTAATGGCCGGTTGCGATCTTGTCGAAGTCTTTTCCCCATTTCTCTTCGAAGCAGCCGAACTTGATAAATTTGTTGCACATCATGTCCGGGTTGGGAGTGAGGCCGCGCTTCACCGAGTCGATCGTGTAGCTGACCACCTTGTCCCAATATTCGTCATGCAGGGATACCACTTCCATGCGGCAACCGTATTTGCGTGCTATATAAGATGTTATTTCTATGTCTTCTTCGGCAGGGCAGTCGATATATCCGTCTTTATCTTCCATACCGATACGGATATAGAAGATGGTAGGATCGTATCCTGCCTCCTTCAACTGATGGACAACTACAGAGCTGTCCACACCTCCTGATACTAATGCTGCTATTTCCATTCTTTCTAAATATATCGGCTACAAAGGTACAAAATATTAGGGTGATATTCCTATGGCTTCGATTTATTCGTTACCTTTGCGGGAGAGCCCTTCGTTGTAATACTTCAGAAAAAACAAAAGAGTTATTATAAATAATATGAGAAATACAATAGTATCGCTTATGACAGCAATGGCATTGACTGCTTGTGCTGGTCCGAAAGAAAATAAAGGACAGGCACCGCAGGAGGATTTTAATTATGTGGTAGACCAGTTCGCCGACCTGCAGATTCTTCGTTATCAGGTTCCCGGATTCGAGTCTCTTTCACTGAAACAAAAACAGTTATTATATCATTTGTCGCAGGCTGCGCTGATGGGGCGTGATATATTCTTTGATCAGAATTGTCGCTATAACCTGCCGATCCGTCGCACACTGGAGACGATTTACACAACGTATAAAGGAAACCGGGAAGATGCGCAGTTCAAGGCGCTGGAGACTTACCTGAAACGGGTGTGGTTTTCAAGCGGCATCCATCATCATTATGCAGAGGATAAGTTTGTTCCCGGATTTACACCTGAGTTTTTCAAGAGTTGTCTGGAACAGGTAGACGTGGCTAATCTTCCTTTACGTGAAGGGCAGACACTGGAGCAGTTTGTCGCTGAGATATCTCCGGTGATCTTTGATCCGTCCGTATTGGCGAAGCGTACCGTGCAGAGCGGTGATCAGGATCTGATTCTGGCATCCGCCAATAATTACTATGGCGGAGGTGTTACCGAGAAAGAGGTGGAAGACTTTTATACTGCCATGAAAGCGGGAAAAGATACTATCACCCCGATTTCTTACGGTCTGAACAGCCGTTTGGTGAAAGAGAACGGAAAGATCGTTGAGAAGGTGTGGAAAGTCGGCGGCCTTTATTCGGCAGCCATCGAACAGATAGTCGGCGAGTTGCAGAAAGCTGTGCCTTTTGCCGAGAACGATGCACAGAAAGCAATCATCGAAAAACTGATCGAATACTATCAGACAGGCGATCTGAAGACGTTTGATGCTTATTCCATCCTTTGGGTAGAAGATACGACATCCGATGTGGACTTTGTAAACGGCTTTATCGAAACTTACGGCGATCCGCTGGGAATGAAGGCCAGCTGGGAATCAACCGTGAACTTTATCAACAAGGAAGCGACAAAGCGTACAAAGATTATCAGCGACAACGCACAATGGTTTGAAGACCATTCCCCAGTAGACAAACGTTTCAAAAAAGAAAAGGTGAAGGGTGTAAGCGCCAAGGTGATTACCATCGCTATGCTGGGAGGCGATTGCTATCCGGCAACTCCGATCGGCATCAATCTGCCGAATGCAGACTGGATACGCCGCGACCACGGTTCGAAATCAGTTACTATCGAGAATATAACGGAAGCCTACGATAAGGCTTCGCAAGGCAATGGTTTTAGCGAAGAGTTCGTTTGGAGTGACGTTGAACGTGAGGCGTTGAAGAAATACGGATTTATCACGGATAATTTACATACGGATTTGCACGAATGTCTGGGACATGGTTCCGGTAAACTGTTGCCGGATACGGAATCCGGAGCCTTGAAAGCGTACGATTCTACGCTTGAAGAAGCTCGTGCCGACTTGTTCGGATTGTATTATCTGGGTGATCCGAAATTAGTGGAATTAGGTTTGGTGCCGGATGCAGAAGCATATAAGGCAGAGTATTATAAGTATATTATGAATGGCCTGATGACACAACTTGTCCGTATCGAAGCCGGTAAGAATGTGGAAGAAGCCCACATGCGTAACCGTCAGTTGATTGCTCAATGGGCCTACGAGAACGGTAAAGCCGATAACGTGATCGAATATAAGAAACGTGACGGCAAAACATACGTAATTGTAAACGATTACGAAAAACTCCGTAATCTCTTCGGTACGTTACTGGCTGAAGTACAGCGAATCAAGAGCGAAGGCGATTTTGCATCCGGAAAGAAACTGGTGGAAGATTATGGCGTAAAAGTAGACCAGACATTACACGACGAAGTGCTTGCCCGTTATGCTAAACTGAACCTGGCTCCTTACAAAGGTTTTGTGAACCCGGTTATGAAAGAGGTGAAGAACGATAACGGAGAAGTGACCGATATCGTCCTCGATTATACCGAAGGTTACACGGACCAGATGCTTCGTTACAGTAACGATTATTCATTCCTCCCATCTTACAACGACTAAGCTATGTTGCAGGAACAATTAAGAGAAATAAAAATCCAGCTCCGCATGGCAATGAATGGCGTTACATCCACCAGCATGCGCGAGAAGGGGATAAACTATAAACTGAACTTCGGTGTTCCTCTGCCCGAAATAAAGCAGATTGCTGCTATGCACGAACCCGGTTCGGAGCTGGCAGCGGCTCTGTGGAAAGAAGATATCCGTGAGTTCAAGATACTGGCATCCATGTTACAGCCTGCGGATGATTTTCCTTTCGATCAGGCAAAGCAATGGGTGAAAGAAATACCCTATCTGGAAATCGCAGAGCAATGCAGCCGTAATCTGTTTTGCAAGTTGACTTATGTCGATAACCTTCTTTTGGGATTAATCTTCAATGTGGAAGACGAGTATGCCCGTACGGTGGCTTATCTGATTTGGGCGGAACTGTTCAAGGAGGGGAAAACGGTGGTTGCACCTGTAAGAGCTGCATTTATTGTGGAATGTATGCGGACGATCGCCTGGTCCGACTTCGGCGCTACCTGGAAAGAGAAGCAGGCAGCTGTGAAAGCAATGAAATTTTACGGTCGCCAGTCTGCCGATCATGCCAAGCAAATGTTAAGTGGTTTCGATGAGTTTCCGGAGTTCATGGATACGCCGGAAGGACAGGAAATATATAATGATTTAAAATTTGAATTTGAATATTATAGCTAAGGCTTTGCGTTTAAAATAAATGCGCTAACTTTGTCGGTCGCGTAGAGTCGCAACGAAATGGATGAAAAGAAGTACATAGAGATGAAGCAGTCGTTTACGGAGTATCTGACTGAGAAAAAACTACGAAAGACGGAGGAAAGATATGCTATATTTGAATGCATATGTCGTTTCTCGGGTCATTTCGACATGTACTCACTCCAGGAAAAACTGGAAGAGACGAACTTCCATGTGAGCAAGGCAACGCTTTACAATACGCTGGACGTGCTGGAAGACGGTGGCCTGATCGTGCGGCATCAACTCAACGCCCAATCGGTTCAATACGAACTCCGGGCTTTGGCGGAAACGCATCTTCATCTGATCTGTATGAAGTGCGGGGCGATCCGGGAAATGAAAGACAGTATGCTGAAAAAGGATGTCAACAATCTGAAGATATCCCGTTTCACACCTGAGTTTCATGCGTTGTATATTTATGGGATATGCAGTAAATGCAAGTTCAAGCTTCAGCAGAAGAATGGTAAATAAGAATATTAATAGTCTATTATAAAGATAACATGAAAGTAGATGTTTTATTAGGATTGCAATGGGGTGACGAGGGCAAAGGTAAAGTTGTCGACGTGCTGACTCCGAATTACGATGTAATCACTCGTTTTCAGGGAGGTCCCAATGCAGGACACACATTGGAGTTTAACGGAGAAAAATATATCCTTCGTTCTATTCCGTCAGGTATTTTCCAGGGTGGAAAAGTGAATGTAATCGGTAATGGCGTCGTTCTCGACCCGTTATTGTTTAAGCAGGAAGCCGAAGCGCTTGCTGCCAGTGGTCACGACCTGACCAAACAACTTTGTATTTCCAAGAAGGCACACCTGATCCTGCCTACCCACCGTATGCTGGATGCTGCTTATGAAGCGGCTAAAGGTTCAGGTAAGATCGGTACGACCGGTAAAGGTATCGGCCCGACATATACAGACAAGATCAGCCGTAACGGTCTCCGCGTAGGTGACTTGCTGCATAACTTCGATGAAAAATATGCTGCTGCCAAAGCACGTCACGAAGCAATCCTGAAATCACTGAACTATTCTTATGATATCAAGGAACTGGAAGCTCAATGGTTTGAAGCATTGGAATATCTGAAACAATTCAACCTGATCGACAGCGAGCATGTGGTAAACAACTACCTGAAAGACGGTAAGTCTGTTTTGGCGGAAGGCGCACAGGGAACTATGCTGGATATCGACTTCGGTTCTTATCCGTTCGTTACTTCTTCGAATACGATCTGTGCCGGTTGTTGTACGGGTCTGGGCGTATCTCCGCGCAATATCGGTGAAGTATACGGTATCTTCAAGGCGTATTGTACACGTGTCGGTAGCGGTCCGTTCCCGACAGAGTTGTTCGATGAAACAGGCGATCTGCTTTGTACGTTAGGGCATGAGTTCGGTTCTGTAACAGGACGTAAACGTCGTTGCGGCTGGATCGACCTGGTAGCTTTGAAATATGCCGTTATGATCAACGGCGTAAGCCAGCTTATCATGATGAAGAGCGACGTACTCGATAGCTTCGAAACGATCAAGGCTTGTGTGGCTTACAAGATCAACGGCGAAGAAGTAACGGAATTTCCGTTCGAGATCGACGATACGATCGAACCGGTATACGTTGAACTGCCGGGTTGGAAGACTGACATGACAAAGATGCAGAGCGAAGATGAATTCCCTGAAGAATTCAACGCTTACCTTTCCTTCCTGGAAGAAGAGTTGGGTGTTCCCGTTAAAATCGTGTCAGTAGGACCTGACCGTGAACAGACAATTATCCGGTATACGGAAGAATAAACCTCATATACTATTACAAAATGGCAGAAGACCACCTCTCAGCAGGCCCATCTTCTGCCATTTTTGTTTTTGGCAGACTTTTTGTAAGACATTTCTTGTATAACACTTAATTAATTAGAGCATTATGAGCATGTATTGGATTATATTTATTGGTTTTGCCTTGTTAAGCTGGCTGGTATCTTCCCGACTGAAAAACAAGTTTGAGAAGTATTCTAAGATCCCTATGCCTAACGGTATGACCGGAAAGGACGTGGCTGAGAAGATGTTGCATGATAACGGCATTTACGACGTGAAGGTGATTTCTACTCCCGGACATTTGACAGACCATTACAATCCTGCAAATCAAACGGTGAATCTTAGTGAATCGGTATATTACAGTAATAGTATTGCTGCGGCTGCCGTTGCAGCCCATGAATGCGGTCATGCGGTACAGCATGCCACTTCGTATGCTCCGCTGAAGATGCGGTCGGCATTGGTGCCGGTGGTCAGCTTCGCTTCGAATATCATGACGTGGGTGTTGCTGGGCGGTATGTTGCTGATCCATCAGTTCCCGCAGTTGCTGCTGTTCGGTATCATTCTGTTCGCATCGACGACATTGTTCAGCTTTATCACGTTGCCGGTTGAGATCAATGCCAGCCAGCGTGCATTGGTTTGGTTGAGTAGTGCCGGCATAACGAATGTCAGTACGCATGGAATGGCGGAAGATGCTTTGCGTTCTGCTGCTTATACCTATGTGGTGGCTGCTTTGGGATCGCTGGCTACCTTATTATATTATGTAATGATCTTCCTGGGCGGAAGAAGCCGCGACTAAACGAAAATGACTGCGGCAGCGGATAAAACTGGCTGCTGCAGTGAATAGGGACTGGCTGCTGCACCCACTAAAAATAGCTGCCCGAGCCATTCTGAATGGCTCGGGCAGCTATTTTTATTTCTTCTTTTTCTTCGCTTTACGGGTATCTTTCTCCATAAAATAAACCCAGATCAGTACTCCTATAAGTAATGTCATAGGGATTGAAAAAGCCATGAGAATAT is a genomic window containing:
- a CDS encoding alpha-amylase family glycosyl hydrolase — translated: MKQKDKMIIYQVFPRWFGNSTFPLVKNGSIAENGVGKFSAFTPTALAKIKELGTTHVWYTGVIEHATQTDYTAYQIRKDHSAVVKGKAGSPYAIKDYYDIDPDLADRVPNRMKEFEALVKRTHDAGMKVIIDFVPNHVAREYHSDARLSFVEDLGQHDNTTKAFDINNNFYYIPGQPLQLHFGANQEDFEYSEFPAKVTGNNHFDAAPDRNDWYETVKLNYGVDYVNGGICHFNPIPNTWTKMLDILLFWAGKGIDGFRCDMAEMVPVEFWNWVIPKVKEKHDVCFIAEVYNPNEYRNYIFNGHFDYLYDKVGLYDTIRAVMCNQAPATNISGCWQALEGIQPHMLNFLENHDEQRVASYFFAGDPRPGIPGMILSATMNTNPVMIYSGQELGEPGMDEEGFSGRDGRTTIFDYWSVESLRNWINDGAFDGGKLTSEQRLLRTKYAKILNIAKTEQVITLGAFYDLMYANSRNPYFNANRQYVFMRKYLNEVLLVVVNFDKSEQTVRVKIPSEAFHSLGFDDNRAAVLTDLLTGETSISTLTAACPFQLTLPAYSGKLLKFTYKK
- a CDS encoding ribose-phosphate pyrophosphokinase, translated to MSAQTPFLVFSGTNSRYLAEKICNSLGCPLGQMNIQHFADGEFSVSYEESIRGRDVFLVQSTFPNSDNLMELLLMIDAAKRASAHSVIAVVPYFGWARQDRKDKPRVSIGAKLIADMLSTAGIDRLITMDLHADQIQGFFNVPVDHLYASSIFLDYIKNELPLDNLCIATPDVGGTKRASSYSKYLGLPMVICHKSRLRANEVAEMRIIGDVEGLDVLLVDDMVDTAGTITKAANLMLENGAKSVRAIASHAVMSDPASTRVDQSALTEMIFTDSIPYAKKCEKVKVLSVADMFAEAIRRVCSGESISSLYAI
- a CDS encoding winged helix-turn-helix domain-containing protein codes for the protein MFKELDPLLHSQLRLAVMSILLSVEEADFVYLKEKTQATAGNLSVQIDKLSEAGYIEVEKSFVGKKPRTTCRIAPPGRQAFENYVNALKGYIGE
- a CDS encoding outer membrane beta-barrel family protein — its product is MKSTSFLLFIFAASFSGIAQKPAGMTVYSGHITDEPGKRIEYATIVLLKDDIQKAGVTTNDKGDFKLEVENGTYTVVTQCLGYDPVRKTIRLPLSHPDTISLKQSSYALKEVVVQAKNIERKADRFILSVSPSSGKDGTELLSQAPGVWLTDENISINGAQGTKVFVDNREIKLTGEELLSYLRSMKSEEIKRIEVIPIAGAEYEASSRGGIISITLRQRQYNGVQGNIMMGTVLSSSLNRYLPSATLNARMGKWTVNAAASGSFTPKNNSEMTSSREYTNDSDRFSSLSEFDTRSNYGTGRISSIFEIDTLNSIGAEIEYIGQVSKSSSYSETELTKQGFLLNSTGDYYQKDDYNTLSATVNYLHKLDNKGSVLKLITDYANKKSTGKNNYYTMQKEWNKDSTYRSNSDATYQIVTSDIALRKHLKKGISLNTGLKYTYTFMDDNACYEGLSENQQWNVNPGYGYALKYKENIFGAYVSFSADVNRWSFIAGVRGEYTRTSNKSDHIDRDYFDLFPNLNITYAFNNLKTWMLVGQYARNIERPAFYTLNPNRLQTSDYSYNIGNPYLKPTYINRFSATIVYNYRYTLTIGGSLHHDLIREFCKQDATDPDISYITYENHDIENHWFVAANIPLQPTPWLDLTANFVGVKQDIRMTEEAAFAHHYLAFANVNTSFQLPEDITLEAQYNGTSRLYSGNSEIASRHIFSLSARKKFAGNRFLLTASVNNIFNRYNNFVSHIDAYTTRSHYESGNLGRTFKVSLTWNFNNGKKIKKKTVERSSDSERNRLNEK
- a CDS encoding DUF2141 domain-containing protein; its protein translation is MKRTILLIIMAMFFTGSMAWSRTITVKISNIRGDNGMILVMAQSGKESKPVYGMAKPEKGEATVTLENVEWEQFDLSVFHDENGNHKMDFTDDHKPAEGYVMKNCKTQKEEETVKLKLYYPSSE
- a CDS encoding 2TM domain-containing protein, producing MEATVNSNKKNNSFPAQLKMNILRYIVICSFLAVVNYVTSPYYWWVLWVIAGWGINLGLEIASHYMIKEEEEEK